The Syntrophales bacterium region CTGTGGACTGCTGACCAGCAGATCGACGGAGTTCGGCGCAGGGGGGGCATCGGTTGTCCCGCAGACTGTGATGCTTTTAGCCGATTCATTGGTGAAAGAGTCCGTGGACGACACGCTGTAACAGTACTGGGTATTGGGCGTAAGCCCCCCTTCCACGATTGATGTAGTCGTGGCCGGCGCAACAGCTCCCAGCAGCGTGTCACCCTTGTAAACCTTGTACCCCGTGACCGCCGAACCGCCAGAATTTGTCCAGGAGAGCGTTATCTGAGTTGATGAGTTGACCGTTGCCGTAACACCTGAAGGCACAGTCAATGCCGTATTGACGGCAGCATTGCTGGTCGCTCCAGAAGATTCACTGCCGGTGCTATCGATAGCCGTAACCAGATAAACATACTGGGTATCGGCAGCAACCGCATCGGTGTAGGATGTTGATACCGTGGTCGCAAGGAGGGCGCCGTTCCGGTATATTTTATACTGCGCTGCCCCTGCGGAGGCAGTCCACGCAAGGTCAACCTGCGTGGGAGACACGGGTCTGACAATCAACCCTGCCGGATCCGCGGGCGGTATGGCATACGTCGTCGCACACAAAGAAGTGCTGCTCTGCGCGGACTCTTTCCCCGCCGCATCGGTCGCCGAAACGCGATAGCAGTACTGGGTACTCGCAGCCAGATCCGTGCCGTCCGCATACGTCAACGTCCCGGCCGACGGGATCGTCTGAACCGAAGTGCCATTGCGGTAAATCTTGTAACCGGCAACTCCTGTCCCGCCGGAATTCGCCCAGACAATCGTTATCCGCGACGACGTGTTGGCCGTGGCCGAACTCATCGTCGGAACCGTCAAGGCGGTGCTGATCGTAACCTGGTTCGAAGCGCCGGATGACTCGCTGCCGGATGCATCTACCGATGCCACTTTATAGATGTTCTGGGCATTCGCCGTCGCACCCGTATCCGTGTAGGTCGTGCCTGTTACCGGTGACAGACTGGTATCTATCTTGATGCCGTTTCGGTAAATATAATACTCCGCAGCACCTACCGACGCTGACCAGTTCAAAATAACCTTGCTGGAGCTTTCTATAAAGGTTGTCAAATTAGCCGGATCCGCCGGCGGCAGTCCATACGTCGTCGCGCACAAAGAACTGCTGCTCAACGAGGACTCTTTCCCGACCGCATCGGTTGCCGAAACCCGGTAGCAGTACTGGGTACTCGCAGCCAGATCCGTGCCGTCCGCATACGTCAACGTCCCGGCCGACGGGATCGTCTGAACCGAAGTGCCATTGCGGTAAATCTTGTAACCGGCTACTCCTGTCCCGCCGGAATTCGCCCAGACAATCGTTATCCGCGACGACGTGTTGGCCGTGGCCGAACTCATCGTCGGAACCGTCAAGGCGGTGCTGATCGTAACCTGATTCAAAGCGCCGGATGACTCGCTGCCGGATGCATCTACCGATGCCACTTTATAGATGTTCTGGGCATTCGCCGTCGCACCCGTGTCCGTGTAGGTTGTGCCTGTTACCGGTGACAGACTGGTATCTATCTTGATGCCGTTTCGGTAAATATAATACTGCGCAGCCCCTACCGCCGCTGACCAGTTCAAAATAACCTTGCTGGAGCTTTCTATAAAGGTTGTCAAATTAGCCGGATCCGCCGGCGGTGGATTCAGCGTTGCGGCACACACCTGACTGCCGGCAACGGATTCGTTGTTTAAAGCGTCGAAAGATGAAACTCTGTAACAGTAAAGGGTGCTGGCCGTCAAACCATTGTCTGCTGCCGATGTGGTTGTTACATCAGTCAACTTTTCACCCGCTTTGTAAACTCGATAACCGGTTGCCCCGACTGCTGCCGTCCAGGTAAGGCTAATCCGCGAATCAGAGACGGCGGTTACAGTCAACCCAGTGGGGACGGGAGGAGCAGCTATATTTGTCGTAGCGCATAGTTGAGTTGTCCGGGCGGATTCGTTGCCGGATGCATCGTAGGCAGTAACTGCATAACAGTAGCTCGTATCGGGCGTCAACCCTGTATCGGAAGCAGTGGTAGTTGTTACTGCCTTGATATAGACATTCCCTTTGTATATCTTATAACCGGTTGCTGCGGCTGACGCCGTCCAAGTCAGGTTGATCTGCGATTGAGAGATAGCCGTTACCATCAAACCAACAGGCACGGGAGGAGCTGTTATCTGTGTTGTAGCGCTTAATTGAATTGTCCGGGCAGATTCATTGCCCGATCCATCATAGGCCGAGACTGAATAAAGATAATCCGTATCCGGCGTCAAACCTGTATCAGCGGCAGTTGTATCTGTTACCGACTTGAGATAGACGTCCCCTTTATATATCTTATACCCGGTTGCGCCGACGACAGCAGACCAGGAAAGATTAATCTGCGTAGGAGAAACAGCCGTGACAGTAAATCCTGAAGGAATATCGGGCTTCGCAAAAATAATGCCTGGGTTTGCGGGGTCACTGAGACTGGTCAGAATGGTGGAAGTGGCATCTCCTCCGGAGATATTCGTCGCTGATTGCTGAAAGGTGTCAATATTTGCACTCAAAGCAGTTTTGGCGTCGGCGGCGGATAGATTAGCCGTACTGCCATCGGTTTTCGCCACAGTCAGTTGCGTGCCATTCTGCTTGCCATCGAAAACACCGTCTTCGGCGTCCTTAGCCAGCGCATTGACAAGTGCAAAAGGTTCCATGCCGCCTGTAGAAGCGCGCTGAGAAATCCCCGCCATGACCAGGGCGTAGTCAACTCTCGTCTGGGAAACGCCAACCGCTGAATTGGCAACGGTGGGATCTATCGGAACATTTTTGACAATATCAAGGATTCCAAAATACTCTCCGATCTTTGTGTTAGCCGCTTCAATGGCCGCGGCAACATCTGTTATTTTGTTCACCTTAATATCCTGACGCGCCCGGAGTGATGCCATGTGAGTTAGCGGGGTTACATTTACCGTAACTGTACCGCTGGCGTTGGAAAGCACAGCGCTCAGGGGAGACGTGACGGTAATGATGTTCCCGGTAG contains the following coding sequences:
- a CDS encoding fibronectin type III domain-containing protein, whose amino-acid sequence is MRRLFSALKKYMILLLAASVIGCGSGGLSDAPPSSPSSPTPTPPSAATTVAGAVVDGFVAGATVRAHKLNADGTRGDSIGAATTTAANGNYSLNLGDYTGPILLESTGGTYKDWATGNIITVTSPLSAVLSNASGTVTVNVTPLTHMASLRARQDIKVNKITDVAAAIEAANTKIGEYFGILDIVKNVPIDPTVANSAVGVSQTRVDYALVMAGISQRASTGGMEPFALVNALAKDAEDGVFDGKQNGTQLTVAKTDGSTANLSAADAKTALSANIDTFQQSATNISGGDATSTILTSLSDPANPGIIFAKPDIPSGFTVTAVSPTQINLSWSAVVGATGYKIYKGDVYLKSVTDTTAADTGLTPDTDYLYSVSAYDGSGNESARTIQLSATTQITAPPVPVGLMVTAISQSQINLTWTASAAATGYKIYKGNVYIKAVTTTTASDTGLTPDTSYCYAVTAYDASGNESARTTQLCATTNIAAPPVPTGLTVTAVSDSRISLTWTAAVGATGYRVYKAGEKLTDVTTTSAADNGLTASTLYCYRVSSFDALNNESVAGSQVCAATLNPPPADPANLTTFIESSSKVILNWSAAVGAAQYYIYRNGIKIDTSLSPVTGTTYTDTGATANAQNIYKVASVDASGSESSGALNQVTISTALTVPTMSSATANTSSRITIVWANSGGTGVAGYKIYRNGTSVQTIPSAGTLTYADGTDLAASTQYCYRVSATDAVGKESSLSSSSLCATTYGLPPADPANLTTFIESSSKVILNWSASVGAAEYYIYRNGIKIDTSLSPVTGTTYTDTGATANAQNIYKVASVDASGSESSGASNQVTISTALTVPTMSSATANTSSRITIVWANSGGTGVAGYKIYRNGTSVQTIPSAGTLTYADGTDLAASTQYCYRVSATDAAGKESAQSSTSLCATTYAIPPADPAGLIVRPVSPTQVDLAWTASAGAAQYKIYRNGALLATTVSTSYTDAVAADTQYVYLVTAIDSTGSESSGATSNAAVNTALTVPSGVTATVNSSTQITLSWTNSGGSAVTGYKVYKGDTLLGAVAPATTTSIVEGGLTPNTQYCYSVSSTDSFTNESAKSITVCGTTDAPPAPNSVDLLVSSPQLNSDGASPVTLTALVKDSQNRAMEGQTVDFSATSGMLTDLKSVTDANGMATAKLGAGGDPTDRTITLTALTGGKTATNAVAVTGTNISIDPPAFSLPFNDGTGKQLTISLKDSAGGAIAGKTVSVASSTGKSSFTPASNYTTDSSGQVKVTVKNATDTVSDTITASAIGVSSQATLTINNAKLTVKTDTPKANAEVSINTAQPFTVTYTEGGTAVAGKTVYFTATRGTLSASSVNTNASGEATANVSSVNAGPAVLSAYTTGDPQASAQVAIIFVATTADKIDLSAFPAIINTNAAGQTGEQSLIKAIVRDDKDNLVKGKTVDFTIIQDASGGTLSKGSAVTDMYGTATTNYIAGGNAGGLNNVQITATVQDTPAVNQTTTLTVGGQALFISLATGPTIAKLEPNMYRKDYLALVTDAGGRPVANAVVTATVTPQYYMKGHYYVYGDGWLQMKTLSANLSTSPVIPACANEDGLGQGATAYYNGVLDDGEDQNANSRLDPGNVASVTASVTDSSGHSTISLTYARDYAFWVNVKLEARASLGGSTASAVQTFDLQGAAADYADKKVTPPGNPSPFGDNATCYVSLTALALSDTKISLHWEPSAYAASYNIWRDPNDGSAAVKIVSLVPTSYEDTVAAGKTYCYEIKQVDSAGLETPLAAAGNRVCASSAATSPTGVTAVALSPIQIQVSWGDAGAAGYRIYKDGVYLQDSVARTIVSGNLTANTQYCYAVSSLNEVGSESAQSATVCATTQPSVPDTPTGLTATGGLLAAGPPATYKVDLAWTNNGAALYRIYRGGALRLSATGTPAVDSDVVTQTGYCYTISAVDALGNESLQSTQQCTATP